One Brassica napus cultivar Da-Ae chromosome A5, Da-Ae, whole genome shotgun sequence DNA window includes the following coding sequences:
- the LOC106452012 gene encoding NAC domain-containing protein 86-like → MAPVGLPPGFRFHPTDEELVNYYLKRKISGQEIELDIIPEVDLYKCEPWDLAEKSFLPSRDPEWYFFGPRDRKYPNGFRTNRATRGGYWKSTGKDRRVTSQSRAIGMKKTLVYYRGRAPQGIRTDWVMHEYRLDDKDCDDPSSLQDSYALCRVFKKNGICSELETEPQLQTGQCSFTTVSMEMNSNNINYNSDIYEAMSPEVGASSACVEDIVDDKDDSWMQFITDDAWDSSSNAAAMGHGQGVY, encoded by the exons ATGGCTCCTGTCGGATTACCTCCAGGCTTCAGATTTCATCCAACAGACGAAGAACTAGTAAACTATTATCTTAAGAGAAAGATCAGTGGTCAAGAAATCGAGCTTGATATAATCCCTGAGGTTGATCTCTACAAATGTGAGCCATGGGACCTCGCAG AGAAGTCGTTTCTACCAAGTAGAGATCCAGAATGGTATTTTTTCGGGCCACGTGACCGGAAGTATCCGAACGGGTTTAGAACGAACCGAGCAACGAGAGGTGGATACTGGAAATCGACCGGGAAAGATCGGAGAGTGACGAGTCAAAGCAGAGCgattgggatgaagaagacTTTGGTTTACTATAGAGGAAGAGCTCCTCAAGGTATACGTACGGATTGGGTCATGCATGAGTATCGTCTCGATGACAAAGATTGTGATGATCCCTCTTCGCTCCAG GACTCGTATGCATTATGTCGGGTGTTTAAGAAGAACGGAATATGTTCGGAGTTGGAAACAGAACCGCAGCTACAAACGGGACAATGTAGCTTCACGACGGTGTCAATGGAGATGAACtccaataatattaattataacagTGATATTTACGAGGCAATGTCGCCGGAGGTTGGAGCTTCCTCCGCCTGCGTAGAAGATATCGTCGACGATAAAGATGACTCGTGGATGCAATTCATCACAGATGATGCGTGGGACTCCTCATCAAACGCTGCAGCTATGGGACATGGTCAAGGGGTTTATTGA